A window of the Citrus sinensis cultivar Valencia sweet orange chromosome 9, DVS_A1.0, whole genome shotgun sequence genome harbors these coding sequences:
- the LOC102629740 gene encoding zeatin O-glucosyltransferase-like, whose product MTNQNGNIIKQREQEVVVVMVPFPAQGHLNQLLQLSRLVLSYNIPIHYVGSAVHNRQAQVRVHGWDPLDVSSNNNNIHFHDFEIPPYPCPPPNPNAACKFPSHIIPCCEASKHLRHPLATLLNTLSATARRVVVIHDSLMASVIQDVCLIPNAESYTFHSVSAFTLYLYIWERMGNPTLNEASGLIPKDVPSLEGCFTSEFLDSIASEYDHMKFNSGNVYNTSRVIESAYMDLLEKATVAETFNHWALGPFNPVTLPNKGGSNGRHFCLEWLDKQEKNSVLYVSFGTTTAMSDEQIKELAVGLKQSNQKFIWVLRDADRGDVFNGEVRRAELPKAYEDSVKDKGLVVRDWAPQLEILAHCSTGGFMSHCGWNSCMESITMGVPIVAWPMHSDQPRNTLLITHLLKLGLVMADWARRDEIVTSNVIENAVKRLMASKEGDEIRKKAVELGGNVRRSMDEGGVSRMEFDSFIAHITR is encoded by the coding sequence ATGACCAACCAAAATGGCAACATCATTAAGCAACGAGAACAAGAAGTTGTTGTGGTCATGGTGCCATTTCCAGCGCAAGGCCATCTCAACCAACTCCTCCAACTCTCCCGTCTAGTCCTCTCTTACAACATTCCGATCCACTACGTCGGCTCCGCCGTCCATAACCGGCAGGCGCAGGTTCGCGTTCACGGGTGGGACCCCCTTGACGTATcatcaaacaacaacaacattcaTTTCCACGACTTCGAAATCCCTCCATATCCTTGTCCTCCACCAAACCCTAATGCCGCATGCAAGTTCCCTTCTCACATTATACCATGTTGTGAAGCATCAAAGCATCTTCGCCATCCTCTGGCAACACTTCTGAACACACTTTCTGCGACGGCGAGAAGAGTTGTAGTCATTCACGATTCACTAATGGCGTCTGTGATTCAAGACGTTTGTTTGATCCCCAACGCAGAATCCTACACTTTCCACAGCGTGTCGGCTTTCACTCTTTACTTATACATATGGGAAAGAATGGGAAACCCTACTCTTAATGAGGCCAGTGGTCTGATCCCGAAAGATGTTCCTTCTTTGGAAGGTTGCTTCACCAGTGAGTTCCTTGATTCGATTGCTTCTGAATACGACCACATGAAGTTCAATAGTGGCAACGTTTACAACACGAGTAGAGTCATAGAGAGTGCTTACATGGACTTGCTTGAGAAGGCAACAGTTGCTGAAACCTTTAATCACTGGGCTTTAGGACCATTCAATCCTGTGACATTACCTAATAAAGGTGGCTCAAACGGAAGGCATTTTTGCTTGGAGTGGCTtgataaacaagaaaaaaactcGGTGCTTTATGTGTCTTTTGGGACAACAACAGCCATGAGTGATGAGCAAATCAAGGAGCTTGCCGTTGGATTGAAGCAAAGCAACCAAAAGTTCATATGGGTGCTCAGAGACGCTGACAGAGGAGATGTGTTCAATGGGGAAGTGAGAAGAGCTGAGCTGCCAAAAGCGTATGAAGATTCAGTCAAAGATAAGGGATTGGTAGTGAGGGACTGGGCCCCACAGCTCGAAATTTTAGCACATTGTTCAACAGGGGGGTTTATGAGTCATTGTGGGTGGAATTCTTGCATGGAGAGCATCACAATGGGAGTGCCTATAGTGGCTTGGCCTATGCATTCTGATCAGCCAAGAAACACACTGCTTATAACCCATTTGCTGAAACTTGGCCTAGTTATGGCGGATTGGGCACGGCGAGATGAGATTGTGACATCAAATGTCATTGAAAATGCTGTGAAGAGATTGATGGCATCAAAGGAAGGGGACGAGATTAGAAAGAAAGCTGTTGAATTGGGTGGTAATGTTAGAAGATCAATGGATGAAGGTGGAGTTTCTCGAATGGAGTTTGATTCCTTTATTGCTCATATCACTAGATAG